A genome region from Thalassococcus arenae includes the following:
- a CDS encoding ChrR family anti-sigma-E factor — translation MTTMKITHHLTDDLILGYSAGTLTEAVNLIVASHISLCDECRAAVESYDAVGGAVIETADTVAVSDDCLDGALALIRKSPATGATSEKKRRNDPVLPAPLLDYVGGSLDDVKWRSVGMGVKQAILKTSPEATARLLFIPAGTAIPDHGHNGMELTLVLKGAFQDEDGRFARGDIEIASEDMHHTPIADLSEDCICLAVTDAPLQFRGLLPRLVQPFVKI, via the coding sequence ATGACGACGATGAAGATTACCCACCACCTTACCGATGACCTGATCCTGGGCTACTCCGCCGGAACGTTGACCGAAGCAGTTAACCTGATCGTGGCCAGCCATATCTCACTGTGCGACGAATGCCGCGCAGCGGTCGAAAGCTATGATGCCGTGGGCGGTGCCGTCATCGAGACGGCGGACACGGTCGCGGTCTCCGACGATTGCCTTGATGGCGCGCTGGCCCTCATCCGCAAATCCCCTGCCACGGGTGCGACATCCGAAAAGAAACGGCGCAACGATCCGGTTCTTCCGGCGCCGCTTCTGGATTACGTTGGCGGGTCGCTTGACGATGTGAAGTGGCGCTCGGTTGGCATGGGGGTCAAACAGGCGATCCTCAAGACGTCTCCCGAGGCGACCGCGCGCCTTCTGTTCATTCCGGCCGGCACGGCGATCCCGGATCATGGCCATAACGGAATGGAATTGACCCTGGTGCTGAAAGGCGCATTCCAGGATGAGGACGGGCGTTTCGCGCGCGGCGATATCGAGATCGCGAGCGAGGACATGCATCATACCCCGATCGCCGATCTGTCAGAGGATTGCATCTGCCTTGCCGTCACCGACGCACCGTTGCAATTCCGTGGACTGCTGCCGCGTCTGGTTCAGCCGTTCGTCAAGATCTGA
- a CDS encoding sigma-70 family RNA polymerase sigma factor, with protein sequence MLGSIDILDADHSAAVAPRDTTCDAKGQSAARTRRVTEKTREDSAEWVERIVRIRDNKDEAAFVEVFGHFAPRVKAFLMRSGADAALAEECVQEVLATVWNKAALFDPSRASVATWIFTIARNKKIDALRKQRRPEPEDLPWGPESEPDQAEIIGLQQESEKLGAAIAALPEKQRDLIQKAYFGDLSHSEIAEQTGLPLGTIKSRIRLALDRLRHAMDQR encoded by the coding sequence ATGTTAGGCAGCATTGACATCCTGGATGCAGACCACAGCGCCGCGGTTGCGCCGCGCGACACAACCTGCGATGCCAAGGGACAGTCAGCTGCGAGGACGCGACGCGTGACCGAAAAGACGCGTGAAGACAGTGCGGAATGGGTCGAGCGTATCGTCCGGATTCGCGACAACAAGGATGAAGCCGCGTTCGTCGAGGTGTTTGGGCATTTCGCGCCGCGGGTTAAGGCATTTCTGATGCGATCGGGCGCCGACGCCGCGCTGGCTGAGGAATGCGTTCAGGAAGTTTTGGCCACGGTTTGGAACAAGGCGGCCTTGTTCGACCCGAGCCGGGCATCGGTGGCGACGTGGATATTCACGATCGCCCGGAACAAGAAGATCGACGCGCTGCGCAAGCAGCGGCGGCCCGAACCCGAAGACCTCCCCTGGGGGCCCGAGTCGGAGCCGGATCAGGCCGAAATAATCGGCCTGCAACAGGAGAGTGAGAAACTGGGTGCGGCCATCGCGGCTTTGCCTGAAAAGCAACGAGACTTGATCCAGAAGGCCTATTTCGGCGACCTCAGCCACTCCGAGATCGCCGAACAGACGGGCCTGCCACTGGGCACTATCAAGTCGAGGATACGGCTGGCACTGGACCGCTTGCGCCATGCCATGGACCAGAGATGA
- a CDS encoding NAD(P)/FAD-dependent oxidoreductase: MPFEARAASPRHIAVIGGGISGMGAAHMLADDNRVTLFEAEPRLGGHARTRIAGKNGDQPVDTGFIVFNYANYPNLTGLFDRLAVPVMKSDMSFSASLRGGAIEYGLASLGALFAQKRNAVNPRFLRMVRDIVRFNARALDAANDRTQSLGDFLDAMGTGDWFRDYYLLPLSGAIWSTPTDKILDFPAHALIQFFENHALLHHAGQHQWYTVRGGSTEYVSRLAEAMKVQGVAFRTGCPVEAVRRTVTGVEIKAKGGEWEIFDDVVFATHSDDSLRLLTDATKVEQRALGAVAYQPNKIVLHADASVMPKRRVCWSSWNYTEDAVKEMNQIDLTYWMNKLQPAIPQDDPMFVTLNSARPIRQELIYDEVTLRHPVYDLAALEAQDVVRAMNGTQRTWFCGAWMKNGFHEDGLSSAVDVVHAIRARDAVATAA, translated from the coding sequence ATGCCATTCGAAGCCCGCGCCGCCTCGCCCCGCCACATCGCCGTGATCGGGGGGGGTATTTCCGGGATGGGCGCCGCTCACATGCTGGCCGATGACAACCGTGTCACCCTGTTCGAGGCCGAGCCCCGGCTGGGCGGTCATGCACGGACGCGGATCGCCGGAAAGAACGGCGACCAACCGGTCGATACCGGGTTCATCGTCTTCAACTATGCGAATTATCCGAACCTGACCGGGCTGTTCGATCGGCTTGCCGTGCCGGTGATGAAATCGGACATGAGCTTTTCCGCCAGCCTGCGTGGCGGCGCGATCGAATACGGGCTTGCCAGCCTGGGTGCCCTGTTCGCTCAGAAACGAAACGCGGTGAACCCGCGATTCCTGCGCATGGTCCGCGACATCGTGCGCTTCAACGCGCGTGCGCTCGATGCGGCCAACGACAGGACGCAAAGCCTGGGCGATTTTCTGGACGCGATGGGTACCGGAGACTGGTTCCGCGATTACTACCTGCTGCCGCTGTCCGGCGCGATCTGGTCGACGCCGACCGACAAGATCCTGGATTTCCCGGCACATGCGCTGATCCAGTTCTTCGAGAACCACGCGCTGTTGCATCACGCCGGCCAGCACCAATGGTATACGGTGCGCGGCGGGTCGACCGAATACGTGAGCCGTCTTGCCGAAGCGATGAAGGTTCAGGGTGTCGCATTCCGCACCGGCTGCCCGGTCGAGGCGGTGCGCCGCACCGTGACGGGTGTCGAGATCAAGGCGAAAGGCGGCGAGTGGGAAATCTTCGACGACGTCGTCTTCGCCACCCATTCCGACGACTCGCTGCGCTTGCTGACAGACGCCACGAAGGTCGAACAGCGCGCATTGGGCGCCGTCGCTTATCAGCCGAACAAGATCGTTCTGCACGCCGATGCCAGCGTCATGCCCAAGCGGCGCGTTTGCTGGTCGTCCTGGAACTACACCGAAGACGCGGTGAAGGAGATGAACCAGATCGACCTGACCTACTGGATGAACAAGCTGCAACCGGCCATTCCACAGGACGATCCGATGTTCGTGACGCTGAACTCGGCCCGCCCGATCCGCCAAGAGTTGATCTATGACGAGGTCACACTGCGCCACCCCGTCTATGACCTGGCCGCTCTCGAAGCGCAGGACGTGGTGCGGGCGATGAACGGAACGCAGCGCACCTGGTTCTGCGGCGCCTGGATGAAGAACGGCTTTCACGAGGACGGTCTGTCATCGGCTGTCGACGTCGTGCACGCCATCCGTGCCCGCGACGCGGTCGCCACCGCGGCATGA
- a CDS encoding DUF1365 domain-containing protein: MSAVEHIAGHTYHGRKGAIENAFRYSIDYLLLDAEVDARGPALFRRNRRGVTALHDRDHGGAPGAGSGPVWAREVLKQHQVHAPGALLLLAQPRVLGHVFNPVSFWLSHTADGKLIAVIAEVTNTFGDRHSYLCVKPDRSEILPSDRLVATKIFHVSPFQPIAGGYVFRFDIQPDRIGIWIEFSHGDGGLIATLTGTRKPLTNRGVVGALLRRPFGSRRVLALIHWQAFKLWWKGARYRPRPEPPLEDVTQ; this comes from the coding sequence ATGAGCGCTGTCGAACATATCGCGGGTCACACCTACCATGGCCGCAAAGGGGCGATCGAAAACGCGTTTCGCTATTCGATCGACTATCTTCTGCTGGATGCCGAAGTCGATGCACGCGGCCCCGCGTTGTTTCGGCGCAACAGGCGTGGCGTGACTGCGCTGCATGACCGGGATCACGGCGGCGCGCCCGGAGCGGGCAGCGGCCCGGTCTGGGCACGCGAGGTGCTGAAGCAACACCAGGTTCACGCGCCGGGTGCCTTGCTGTTGCTCGCCCAGCCGCGCGTTCTGGGCCATGTCTTCAACCCGGTGTCGTTCTGGCTTTCGCACACCGCTGACGGCAAGCTGATCGCGGTCATCGCAGAAGTCACGAATACCTTCGGCGACCGGCATTCCTACCTGTGCGTCAAGCCGGACCGGTCCGAGATCCTCCCCTCGGACCGGCTCGTGGCGACCAAGATCTTTCATGTGTCGCCATTCCAGCCCATCGCCGGCGGTTATGTCTTTCGCTTCGACATCCAGCCCGACCGGATCGGGATCTGGATCGAATTCAGCCATGGCGACGGGGGTTTGATCGCCACCCTGACCGGCACCCGGAAACCCCTGACCAATCGCGGCGTGGTTGGCGCGCTGTTGCGACGGCCGTTCGGGTCGCGTCGCGTGCTGGCCCTGATCCATTGGCAGGCGTTCAAGCTCTGGTGGAAAGGCGCGCGCTACCGGCCCCGTCCCGAACCGCCGCTCGAGGACGTCACCCAGTGA
- a CDS encoding MFS transporter has product MTHSARLPAYAVFAGVLSAAGLPIYIHAPKFYADEFAVSLGALGAVLFGLRLLDVVQDPLLGRLAAALSNARGIAVAIAAAIMAGGMIGLFALPPLLPPLWWFALMLTLVFSAFSFLTIAFYARGVTKAGDLPGQGHFRLARWRETGALTGVCVASVLPTLFAATALPPFAAFAVVFAALTALAALLMAPEWRGRIALPRSGFGTILSDRTARRLLMIAFVNAAPVAVSSTLFLFFVESRLDAAGWEGPLLLLFFLAAAGAAPLWGLAAERYGAQRVLLAAMVLAIVAFGGALALRAGDTWLFAVICLASGATLGADLTLLPALFARRMARVAPNAAEGFALWSFVSKFTLAFAAAALLPLLEMRGFQPGNQNSEDALETLGLLYAGVPCLLKLVAIGLLATTQIEED; this is encoded by the coding sequence GTGACGCATTCCGCCCGACTTCCAGCCTACGCCGTTTTTGCCGGCGTATTGTCGGCGGCTGGCCTGCCCATCTACATACACGCACCGAAATTCTACGCCGACGAATTCGCCGTCAGCCTCGGAGCGCTCGGCGCGGTGCTGTTCGGGCTGCGCCTGCTGGATGTCGTGCAGGATCCGCTGCTCGGTCGTCTGGCCGCGGCTCTGTCGAACGCTCGGGGGATCGCCGTTGCGATCGCAGCGGCGATCATGGCGGGCGGGATGATCGGACTTTTCGCGCTGCCACCCCTGCTGCCCCCGCTTTGGTGGTTCGCATTGATGCTGACGCTGGTCTTTTCGGCCTTTTCCTTTCTCACCATTGCGTTCTACGCGCGCGGCGTCACCAAGGCCGGCGACCTGCCCGGCCAGGGGCATTTCCGGCTGGCCCGCTGGCGCGAAACCGGTGCCCTGACCGGCGTCTGCGTGGCATCGGTTCTGCCAACCCTGTTTGCAGCCACCGCATTGCCGCCTTTCGCCGCATTCGCGGTGGTCTTCGCGGCATTGACCGCGCTTGCCGCGCTGCTGATGGCACCGGAATGGCGCGGGCGCATAGCCCTGCCGCGCTCCGGCTTCGGAACCATCCTGTCGGACCGCACCGCGCGGCGCTTGCTGATGATCGCCTTCGTCAATGCCGCACCTGTCGCGGTCAGTTCGACGCTGTTTCTGTTCTTCGTCGAAAGCCGCCTGGACGCGGCGGGCTGGGAAGGGCCGCTATTGCTGCTTTTCTTCCTCGCAGCCGCGGGCGCCGCGCCGCTTTGGGGCCTCGCAGCCGAACGATATGGCGCGCAACGCGTGCTGCTGGCGGCGATGGTCCTGGCCATTGTGGCGTTTGGCGGCGCACTGGCCCTGCGCGCTGGCGACACCTGGCTTTTCGCGGTGATCTGCCTGGCGTCGGGCGCGACGCTGGGTGCGGACCTGACGCTTTTGCCAGCGCTCTTCGCCCGTCGCATGGCGCGTGTCGCCCCGAATGCCGCCGAAGGCTTTGCACTGTGGTCGTTCGTGTCGAAATTCACGCTGGCTTTTGCAGCCGCAGCGCTACTTCCTCTGTTGGAAATGCGCGGTTTCCAGCCGGGAAACCAGAACAGCGAAGACGCCCTTGAAACGCTCGGCCTGCTTTATGCGGGCGTGCCCTGTTTGTTGAAACTGGTGGCAATCGGCCTGCTGGCCACCACCCAGATAGAGGAGGACTGA
- a CDS encoding DUF3833 family protein encodes MEALLFVLFGAIAVAGLTWLVSRKAGFLAQKPEDYADVPGRSFDLRIHLNGPITCEGVIYGPTGRVTSRFVGEFDAQWEGNRGIMKERFEYDSGNVQHREWNLTLGNDGRIKATAPDVVGEGEGQQSGPTVQLKYRIRLPDDSGGHVLDTTDWMYLAPNGTIVNRSQFRKFGIKVAELVATMRPRETA; translated from the coding sequence ATGGAAGCCCTTCTTTTCGTCCTGTTCGGTGCCATCGCCGTCGCCGGGCTGACCTGGTTGGTCAGCCGCAAGGCAGGTTTTCTTGCGCAGAAGCCCGAGGACTATGCCGATGTGCCGGGCCGCAGCTTTGACCTGCGCATCCACCTCAACGGTCCGATCACCTGCGAAGGCGTGATCTACGGTCCCACCGGGCGGGTGACATCGCGTTTCGTCGGCGAGTTCGATGCGCAATGGGAAGGCAACCGCGGCATCATGAAAGAGCGCTTCGAATATGACAGCGGCAATGTTCAGCATCGCGAATGGAACCTGACGCTGGGAAATGATGGCCGCATCAAGGCGACAGCACCCGACGTGGTAGGCGAAGGCGAAGGACAGCAATCGGGCCCGACAGTGCAACTGAAATACCGCATCAGGCTGCCCGACGATTCCGGCGGCCATGTTCTGGACACCACCGACTGGATGTATCTTGCGCCCAACGGCACCATCGTGAACCGCAGCCAGTTCCGCAAGTTCGGTATCAAGGTCGCCGAGCTTGTCGCCACCATGCGCCCGCGTGAGACCGCATGA
- a CDS encoding SDR family NAD(P)-dependent oxidoreductase → MREWAGKRYWLVGASEGLGAALAHRMSVAGVELVLSARSEDSLRALSEALPGKAHVAPVDITDAKGLKTVLDEAGEIDGVVHMAGVYWPFGAKEWDAEQANLMADVNFTGAMKLMGVVVPRFVERGHGHIVLTGSLSGFRGLPNAAPYVASKAGVMALAESLHADLHRSDIDVQLVNPGFVKTRLTDKNSFSMPFIMAPEDAARAYFEHMTSDRFKRSFPTLFSLVFRGSQLLPDWLYYRLFA, encoded by the coding sequence ATGAGAGAGTGGGCCGGAAAACGCTATTGGCTGGTCGGCGCGTCTGAAGGGCTTGGCGCCGCGCTGGCACACCGGATGAGCGTCGCCGGGGTCGAATTGGTTCTGTCGGCCCGTTCCGAAGACAGTTTGCGCGCGCTTTCCGAGGCGCTGCCGGGAAAGGCGCATGTTGCACCCGTAGACATCACCGATGCGAAGGGCCTCAAGACGGTGTTGGACGAAGCGGGTGAAATCGACGGTGTCGTTCACATGGCAGGCGTCTACTGGCCCTTCGGCGCCAAGGAATGGGATGCAGAGCAGGCCAACCTCATGGCCGATGTCAATTTCACAGGAGCGATGAAGCTGATGGGGGTCGTCGTGCCGCGGTTCGTCGAACGCGGCCACGGCCACATCGTTCTGACCGGGTCTTTGTCGGGCTTTCGCGGCCTGCCCAATGCGGCGCCCTACGTCGCATCCAAGGCCGGCGTCATGGCTTTGGCGGAATCGTTGCACGCGGATCTGCATCGCAGCGATATCGACGTGCAGCTGGTCAATCCCGGTTTCGTCAAGACGCGGCTGACCGACAAGAACAGCTTTTCCATGCCGTTCATCATGGCGCCCGAAGACGCCGCGCGCGCCTATTTCGAGCACATGACCAGCGATCGGTTCAAACGCAGCTTTCCGACCCTCTTTTCGCTGGTGTTTCGCGGATCGCAGTTGCTTCCGGACTGGCTCTACTATCGGCTATTTGCGTAA
- a CDS encoding DUF3775 domain-containing protein, translating into MESISVRKVAQVIVMARELDRAEGELRAFIDRMDEEEQAGLVAVMWVGRGSFEAEEYTEAYQTAYAEATTPTADYLIGTPHLADNLEAGLDALGYDVSEEENAVIGR; encoded by the coding sequence ATGGAAAGCATCTCTGTCAGAAAGGTCGCGCAGGTCATCGTGATGGCACGCGAACTCGACCGCGCCGAGGGCGAATTGCGGGCCTTCATCGACCGCATGGACGAAGAAGAACAAGCGGGGCTGGTCGCGGTCATGTGGGTCGGACGCGGGTCGTTCGAAGCCGAGGAATACACCGAGGCCTACCAGACCGCCTATGCCGAAGCGACCACACCGACCGCAGACTACCTGATCGGCACACCACACCTGGCCGACAATCTCGAAGCGGGTCTCGACGCCCTGGGCTACGATGTCTCGGAAGAGGAAAACGCCGTCATCGGGCGGTGA